In Candidatus Baltobacteraceae bacterium, a single window of DNA contains:
- a CDS encoding YqeG family HAD IIIA-type phosphatase: MFGPDRYVSRLAGVSVDTLYEHGFRGLIIDLDNTLMGFRQTELEADHVAWVEQARLRGFAMVMVSNNFTVRVTSIAEQLKIPCIPNALKPLPFGVMRAVRMLSLPRKQIAVVGDQLFTDVLSGKLCGLYTILTEPIERKDFPITKIFRFFERLMLPDRPTE, encoded by the coding sequence ATGTTCGGTCCGGACCGCTACGTCTCGCGCCTGGCCGGGGTCAGCGTGGACACCCTCTACGAGCACGGCTTTCGCGGTCTGATCATCGACCTCGACAACACCCTGATGGGCTTCCGCCAGACCGAACTCGAGGCCGATCACGTCGCTTGGGTCGAGCAAGCGCGGCTGCGCGGCTTCGCGATGGTGATGGTCTCCAACAATTTTACCGTGCGCGTGACGTCGATCGCGGAGCAGCTGAAGATCCCGTGTATTCCGAACGCGCTCAAACCGCTGCCGTTCGGGGTGATGCGGGCCGTTCGCATGCTCAGCCTTCCGCGCAAGCAGATCGCCGTCGTCGGCGATCAGCTCTTCACCGACGTGCTCTCGGGCAAACTCTGCGGGCTCTACACCATTCTTACCGAGCCGATCGAGCGCAAGGATTTTCCGATCACGAAGATCTTCCGGTTTTTCGAGCGCTTGATGTTGCCCGATCGTCCGACCGAGTGA